In Sphingomonas sp. Leaf357, a single genomic region encodes these proteins:
- a CDS encoding haloacid dehalogenase type II, with protein MAFDVFGTVVDWRSGVAREARAFLADIGHGDIDPHGFADRWRALYQPAMEDCRSGRRPYTRLDILNRETLEILLDREGIDPRSIDEDRLHHFAFAWRRLDPWPDALAGLVRLKARFPIVTLSNGNTALTLAMARRAGLPWDAILGAESTGLYKPLPGSYLGTADILGIAPQELCLVAAHHSDLAAARAVGLMAAYVDRPREYGGAPAPDAHYAQTWDHSVESLTELADRI; from the coding sequence TTGGCCTTCGACGTCTTCGGGACGGTCGTCGATTGGCGGTCCGGCGTGGCGCGCGAGGCCCGCGCCTTTCTGGCCGATATCGGCCATGGCGATATCGATCCGCACGGCTTCGCGGATCGATGGCGTGCCTTGTATCAGCCGGCGATGGAGGACTGCCGCTCCGGCCGGCGGCCATATACCCGGCTCGACATCCTCAACCGCGAAACGCTGGAAATCCTGCTGGATCGGGAGGGCATCGATCCGCGATCGATCGACGAAGATCGTCTGCACCATTTCGCCTTCGCCTGGCGCCGGCTCGATCCGTGGCCCGATGCGCTCGCGGGGCTCGTCCGGCTCAAGGCCCGCTTCCCGATCGTCACGCTGTCCAATGGCAACACCGCGCTGACGCTGGCGATGGCCAGGCGGGCCGGACTGCCCTGGGACGCTATCCTCGGCGCCGAATCGACCGGCCTCTACAAGCCGCTGCCCGGCAGCTATCTGGGCACCGCCGACATTCTCGGCATCGCACCGCAGGAACTGTGTCTGGTCGCGGCGCATCACAGCGATCTTGCCGCCGCCCGCGCCGTTGGTCTGATGGCCGCCTATGTCGATCGTCCACGGGAATATGGCGGCGCGCCGGCCCCCGATGCGCATTATGCGCAGACCTGGGATCATAGCGTCGAAAGCCTGACGGAGTTGGCCGACCGGATCTGA
- a CDS encoding DUF4893 domain-containing protein — translation MRCRNVLALSSALVLLAGCATTGGARPVVTSEIVPDKSWQGVILPPDSTRLAALPAAWGPALAAVRPRFAAALAKEGALLDPSVALDHVALPPGSYTCRVVKLGGPRRLPAYRTYPPFFCYVRGEGAALSFMKQTGDERPVGWLYPDGDTRYVFLGAYARGRVTPPSYGAPGARNALGTIERVAPFRWRLTLAPVDDSALLTVYEVTPVPLEQQAK, via the coding sequence ATGCGTTGTCGCAACGTCTTGGCGCTGTCGTCCGCACTCGTGCTGCTCGCCGGCTGCGCCACCACCGGCGGCGCGCGACCCGTCGTCACCAGCGAGATCGTGCCGGACAAGAGCTGGCAGGGCGTGATCCTGCCGCCTGACTCCACCCGGCTCGCCGCGCTGCCCGCAGCCTGGGGCCCGGCGCTCGCCGCCGTCCGCCCGCGCTTCGCCGCCGCGCTCGCCAAGGAAGGGGCGCTGCTCGATCCGTCGGTCGCGCTCGATCATGTCGCGCTGCCGCCCGGGTCGTACACCTGCCGCGTCGTGAAGCTCGGCGGCCCGCGCCGCTTGCCCGCTTATCGCACCTATCCGCCGTTCTTCTGCTATGTGCGCGGCGAGGGCGCGGCCCTGTCGTTCATGAAGCAGACCGGCGACGAGCGCCCGGTCGGCTGGCTCTACCCCGATGGCGATACGCGCTACGTCTTTCTCGGCGCCTATGCCCGGGGCCGCGTCACGCCGCCTTCCTATGGCGCGCCCGGCGCGCGCAACGCGCTCGGCACGATCGAGCGCGTCGCGCCGTTCCGCTGGCGCCTGACGCTCGCCCCCGTGGACGACAGCGCCTTGCTCACGGTCTATGAAGTCACCCCCGTGCCGCTGGAGCAGCAGGCGAAATAG
- a CDS encoding ribonucleoside-diphosphate reductase subunit alpha yields MDFRDSQEASGTMASDTMDAVETMVASVAAKSGNADRKLETRGDSKEVKAQLYPVEVDHSRDALLTDFGKDTLTDRYLLPGERFQDLFVRVASAYADDGAHAQRLYDAISQLWFMPATPVLSNGGTGRGLPISCFLNSVPDSLNGIVDTWNENVWLASRGGGIGTYWGNVRGIGEPVGLNGKTSGIIPFVRVMDSLTLAISQGSLRRGSAACYLDVSHPEIEEFLEIRKPSGDFNRKALNLHHGVLITDDFMEAVRDGAEWNLRSPKDQSIRATLDARSLFQKLVETRLATGEPYIVFSDHVNKAMPKHHRDLGLKVSTSNLCSEITLPTGRDHLGNDRTAVCCLSSLNLETWDQWKDQKGFIEDVMRFLDNVLQDFIDRAEPGMEHAAYSAARERSVGLGVMGFHSFLQARGLPFEGAMAKSWNMRMFKHIRGQADEASMHLANERGPCPDAADMGVMERFSCKMAIAPTASISIICGGTSACIEPIPANIYTHKTLSGSFSVKNPYLEKLLSEKSKNSDAVWNSILEQGGSVQHLDFLTQEEKDCYKTSFEIDQRWLLELAGDRTPFIDQAQSLNLFIPADVEKWDLLMLHFRAWELGIKSLYYLRSKSVQRAGFAGGVENDNTIDAPKYEFETTDYDECLACQ; encoded by the coding sequence ATGGATTTCAGGGACAGCCAGGAAGCGAGCGGAACGATGGCAAGCGATACGATGGACGCAGTGGAAACGATGGTCGCCAGCGTCGCGGCGAAGTCCGGCAACGCCGACCGCAAGCTGGAGACGCGCGGCGATTCGAAGGAAGTGAAGGCCCAGCTGTATCCGGTCGAGGTCGATCATTCGCGCGATGCGCTGCTGACCGATTTCGGCAAGGACACGCTCACCGATCGCTACCTCCTGCCGGGCGAGCGCTTTCAGGATCTGTTCGTCCGCGTCGCCTCGGCCTATGCCGATGACGGCGCGCATGCGCAGCGCCTGTACGATGCGATCTCGCAGCTCTGGTTCATGCCCGCCACGCCGGTCCTGTCGAACGGCGGCACCGGGCGCGGCCTGCCGATCTCGTGCTTCCTCAATTCGGTGCCGGACAGCCTGAACGGCATCGTCGACACCTGGAACGAGAATGTCTGGCTCGCCTCGCGCGGCGGCGGCATCGGCACCTATTGGGGCAACGTGCGCGGCATCGGCGAGCCGGTCGGCCTGAACGGCAAGACCAGCGGCATCATCCCGTTCGTGCGCGTGATGGATTCGCTGACGCTGGCGATCAGCCAGGGTTCGCTGCGTCGCGGCTCGGCCGCCTGCTATCTCGACGTCAGCCATCCGGAGATCGAGGAGTTCCTCGAGATCCGCAAGCCTTCGGGCGATTTCAACCGCAAGGCGCTGAACCTGCACCACGGCGTGCTGATCACCGACGATTTCATGGAAGCGGTGCGCGACGGCGCGGAATGGAACCTGCGCAGCCCCAAGGACCAGTCGATCCGCGCCACGCTCGATGCGCGCAGCCTGTTCCAGAAGCTGGTCGAGACCCGTCTCGCCACCGGCGAGCCGTACATCGTCTTCTCCGATCACGTGAACAAGGCGATGCCCAAGCACCACCGCGATCTCGGCCTCAAGGTCTCGACCTCGAACCTGTGCAGCGAGATCACCTTGCCCACCGGCCGCGATCATCTTGGCAACGATCGCACCGCGGTCTGCTGCCTGTCGTCGCTGAACCTCGAAACCTGGGATCAGTGGAAGGACCAGAAGGGCTTTATCGAGGACGTCATGCGCTTCCTCGACAACGTGCTGCAGGATTTCATCGACCGGGCCGAGCCGGGCATGGAGCATGCCGCCTATTCCGCCGCGCGTGAACGCTCGGTAGGCTTGGGCGTCATGGGCTTCCACTCCTTCCTCCAGGCGCGCGGCCTGCCGTTCGAGGGCGCGATGGCGAAATCGTGGAACATGCGCATGTTCAAGCACATTCGCGGGCAGGCCGACGAAGCGTCGATGCACCTCGCCAACGAGCGCGGGCCGTGCCCGGACGCCGCCGACATGGGCGTGATGGAGCGTTTCAGCTGCAAGATGGCGATCGCGCCGACCGCGTCGATCAGCATCATCTGCGGCGGCACCAGCGCGTGCATCGAGCCGATCCCGGCCAACATCTACACGCACAAGACGCTCAGCGGCTCCTTCTCGGTCAAGAACCCGTATCTCGAAAAGCTGCTTAGCGAGAAATCGAAGAACAGCGACGCGGTGTGGAATTCGATCCTGGAGCAGGGCGGCAGCGTCCAGCATCTCGATTTCCTCACCCAGGAGGAGAAGGATTGCTACAAGACCAGCTTCGAGATCGACCAGCGCTGGCTGCTCGAACTGGCCGGCGATCGCACGCCGTTCATCGATCAGGCGCAGTCGCTCAACCTGTTCATCCCGGCGGACGTTGAGAAATGGGATCTGCTGATGCTCCACTTCCGCGCCTGGGAACTCGGCATCAAGTCGCTGTACTATCTCCGCTCCAAATCGGTGCAGCGCGCCGGCTTCGCGGGCGGGGTCGAGAACGACAACACGATCGACGCCCCGAAATACGAGTTCGAGACGACCGACTATGACGAATGTCTGGCGTGTCAGTGA
- a CDS encoding pepsin/retropepsin-like aspartic protease family protein encodes MRFALAALLLLTTAATSPPAKDVLAPDAEARWVPFDLTPGNQIRFTLDVDGAPVSAILDTGVSFTVLSRAYVDAQRLKVRSGGSASAIGGVVPIGWIDTRTIRLGGLTRSGGSISVAALPATATGSARAIEMLVGRDLTEGYALDIDYEARRFRLLPSGRMPFAGATAPLTVSRDRLVYTGEISLNGRRLRPLIVDTGDGNAVTLSAESWATARLIPPARTSTISFGLGGAIVTDLVILDEMQTGTLTARNVELQVESSGGFSQRMGMAGRIGSGFLQKYRVLLDPKAGRMVLKPGPEADAEPLKSTSGVLVAADKDRLRVLHVMRGSPAERAGWRTGETICMIDGKAIPGDYPGSPLSTWSIGETGRVVAFDMCDGSRRTLTLRPFY; translated from the coding sequence GTGCGTTTCGCCCTCGCGGCCCTGCTCCTCCTGACCACCGCTGCAACATCGCCGCCGGCGAAGGACGTGCTCGCGCCCGATGCGGAGGCCAGGTGGGTGCCGTTCGATCTCACCCCCGGCAACCAGATCCGCTTCACGCTCGACGTCGATGGGGCACCCGTATCCGCGATCCTCGATACCGGGGTGAGCTTCACCGTATTGTCGCGCGCCTATGTCGATGCGCAGCGGCTGAAGGTGCGCAGCGGCGGCAGCGCGAGCGCGATCGGCGGGGTCGTGCCGATCGGCTGGATCGATACCAGGACGATCCGGCTGGGGGGGCTGACGCGCAGCGGCGGCAGCATCAGCGTCGCCGCCTTGCCCGCCACCGCGACGGGCAGCGCGCGCGCGATCGAGATGCTGGTCGGGCGCGACCTGACCGAGGGCTATGCGCTCGACATCGACTATGAGGCGCGGCGCTTCCGGCTGCTGCCTTCGGGCCGGATGCCGTTCGCCGGGGCGACCGCGCCGCTGACCGTCTCGCGCGACCGATTGGTCTATACCGGCGAGATCAGCCTGAACGGCCGGCGGCTGCGCCCGCTGATCGTCGATACCGGCGACGGCAATGCGGTGACGCTGTCGGCGGAAAGCTGGGCCACGGCGCGGCTGATCCCACCGGCGCGTACCTCGACCATCTCGTTCGGACTGGGCGGTGCGATCGTCACCGATCTTGTCATTCTGGACGAGATGCAGACGGGGACGCTGACCGCCCGAAACGTGGAGTTGCAGGTCGAAAGCTCGGGCGGCTTTTCGCAGCGCATGGGCATGGCCGGGCGGATCGGATCGGGCTTCCTGCAAAAGTATCGCGTGCTGCTCGATCCCAAGGCCGGGCGGATGGTGCTGAAGCCCGGCCCCGAGGCCGATGCCGAACCGCTGAAATCGACCAGCGGCGTGCTGGTCGCAGCGGACAAGGATCGGCTGCGCGTGCTGCACGTCATGCGCGGCAGCCCGGCGGAGCGCGCGGGATGGCGCACCGGCGAGACGATCTGCATGATCGACGGCAAGGCTATACCGGGCGACTATCCCGGCAGCCCGCTGTCGACCTGGTCGATCGGCGAGACCGGGCGGGTGGTGGCATTCGACATGTGCGACGGATCGCGCCGCACGCTGACGCTGCGGCCGTTCTACTGA
- a CDS encoding DUF2171 domain-containing protein encodes MADLSAIKEHMEVIGADGVHVGTVDHVEGDRIKLTKKDSGAQVSEGSGSHEGHHHYISGGLVAGVEGDKVRLSANADVAVGLEEEA; translated from the coding sequence ATGGCCGATCTGAGCGCAATCAAGGAACATATGGAAGTCATCGGCGCGGACGGCGTGCATGTCGGCACCGTCGACCATGTCGAGGGCGACCGCATCAAGCTGACCAAGAAGGACAGCGGTGCCCAGGTCTCGGAAGGATCGGGCAGCCATGAAGGGCATCACCACTATATCTCGGGCGGCCTGGTCGCCGGCGTCGAGGGCGACAAGGTCCGCCTGAGCGCGAACGCCGACGTCGCGGTGGGCCTGGAAGAAGAGGCCTGA
- a CDS encoding Crp/Fnr family transcriptional regulator has product MVTRLFLQTHRTPVLSDDDAAALQAAESRAIDFPAKRVIVRENVPLTQCTLLLSGFIERFRDTPEGRRQILAIHVPGDFVDLHSYPLKRLEHSVAALTPVTVATFAHSEIRKLTERSATLTELLWRSTLIDAAISREWIVSVGARGASVRLAHLLCEMFVRLERIGMTRGQEYDFPVTQIDLADATGLTAVHANRMLRKLREQNLVEFRQGLVRIIDWPALKDFAEFDPRYLFLD; this is encoded by the coding sequence ATGGTCACGCGGCTATTCCTGCAAACGCATCGTACGCCGGTGCTTTCGGATGACGATGCGGCGGCCCTGCAAGCGGCGGAATCGCGCGCGATCGATTTTCCGGCGAAACGGGTGATCGTCCGCGAGAACGTACCGTTGACGCAGTGCACCCTGCTGCTCAGCGGGTTCATCGAGCGGTTTCGCGATACGCCGGAAGGGCGGCGCCAGATCCTGGCGATCCATGTTCCCGGCGACTTCGTCGATCTGCATTCCTATCCGCTCAAGCGGCTCGAACATTCGGTCGCCGCGCTGACGCCGGTGACGGTGGCGACCTTCGCGCATAGCGAGATTCGCAAGCTGACCGAGCGATCAGCGACGCTGACCGAATTGCTGTGGCGATCGACGCTGATCGATGCCGCGATCAGCCGCGAGTGGATCGTTTCGGTCGGCGCGCGCGGCGCATCGGTGCGCCTGGCGCATCTGTTGTGCGAGATGTTCGTGCGGCTGGAGCGGATCGGCATGACGCGCGGGCAGGAATACGACTTTCCGGTGACGCAGATCGACCTGGCCGACGCGACCGGGCTGACCGCCGTGCACGCCAACCGCATGCTGCGCAAATTGCGCGAACAGAATCTGGTCGAGTTCCGCCAGGGGCTGGTGCGGATCATCGACTGGCCGGCGCTGAAGGACTTCGCCGAGTTCGATCCGCGTTATCTGTTTCTCGACTGA
- a CDS encoding endonuclease domain-containing protein → MRLYDNQPAGTVDRARTLRRTATNAETRLLHAVKGAFPDLKWRRQVPIGPYYADILCFAAKLVIEVDGGQHDEAAAYDARRTRFIENEGYTVLRFWNTDVLANADGVIESIRNSLSHREWSVGSAMPPAWPERCGASFTQHWPREALRSGKGEGDRQQTKEKGEPAFANSPSPDLATLGHPLPKGEGF, encoded by the coding sequence ATGCGTTTATATGACAACCAACCCGCCGGCACGGTGGACCGTGCCCGTACCCTCCGCCGCACCGCGACGAATGCGGAGACGCGCCTGCTGCATGCGGTGAAGGGCGCGTTTCCGGATCTGAAATGGCGCCGCCAGGTTCCGATCGGCCCCTATTACGCCGACATCCTCTGTTTCGCCGCGAAACTCGTGATCGAGGTCGATGGCGGCCAGCATGACGAAGCTGCGGCGTACGATGCGCGCCGGACGCGTTTCATCGAGAACGAAGGTTACACCGTGCTGCGCTTCTGGAACACCGACGTGCTGGCGAATGCGGACGGCGTGATCGAATCCATCCGCAATTCCCTCTCCCATCGGGAGTGGAGTGTTGGGTCGGCCATGCCCCCGGCATGGCCTGAACGATGCGGGGCATCGTTCACCCAACACTGGCCCCGCGAGGCGCTGCGGAGTGGGAAAGGTGAGGGCGACCGCCAACAGACAAAAGAAAAGGGCGAGCCGGCTTTCGCCAACTCACCCTCGCCCGACCTCGCTACGCTCGGTCACCCTCTCCCGAAGGGAGAGGGGTTTTGA
- a CDS encoding ExbD/TolR family protein: MTARPLAVRRRTFEDTGVVSEMNITPLIDVLLVLLVMMILTIPILNHKVPVDLPQPGKGDPMKTIVHRVDLSAAGTLAYDGVPIPDAALPARLAAFMKEDNAQLQIAAEPHARYDRFDRTLATIRRAGVTRLGFVGNDRFAKFGDLR; this comes from the coding sequence ATGACCGCACGTCCGCTTGCCGTCCGTCGCCGCACCTTCGAGGATACGGGGGTCGTGTCGGAGATGAACATCACGCCGCTGATCGACGTATTGCTCGTGCTGCTGGTGATGATGATCCTGACGATCCCGATTCTGAACCACAAGGTGCCGGTCGATCTGCCGCAGCCGGGCAAGGGCGATCCGATGAAGACGATCGTCCACCGCGTCGATCTCTCCGCCGCGGGCACCCTGGCCTATGACGGCGTGCCAATCCCCGACGCCGCGCTGCCCGCCCGGCTCGCCGCGTTCATGAAGGAGGACAACGCCCAGCTGCAGATCGCGGCCGAGCCCCACGCCCGCTACGACCGCTTCGACCGGACGCTGGCGACGATCCGGCGGGCCGGCGTCACCCGGCTGGGCTTCGTCGGCAACGATCGTTTCGCGAAGTTCGGCGATCTGCGCTGA
- a CDS encoding ribonucleotide-diphosphate reductase subunit beta codes for MSLTEARKQYKPFEYPWAFDFWKRQQQIHWMPEEVPLGEDCRDWAQKLSDHERNLLTQIFRFFTQADVEVQDCYHEKYGRIFKPTEIKMMLAAFSNMETVHIAAYSHLLDTIGMPESEYGAFLEYSEMKDKHDYLQTFGVDSDEDIAKTLAMFGGFTEGLQLFASFAMLMNFPRFNKMKGMGQIVTWSIRDESLHCEGIIKLFHAFCKERDCFTKSVKSDIREMCQHTVHLEDNFIDLAFEMGPVNGMTPKEIKKYIRYIADWRLNQLGLKPIYMVDEHPLPWLAPMLNGVEHANFFEQRATEYSKAATKGNWNEVWDGFDKRQKAKAGPAANEDPASGEGDMFSRAGVAAE; via the coding sequence ATGTCCCTCACCGAAGCCCGCAAGCAGTACAAGCCATTCGAATACCCCTGGGCGTTCGATTTCTGGAAGCGTCAGCAGCAGATCCACTGGATGCCGGAGGAAGTGCCGCTGGGCGAGGATTGCCGTGATTGGGCGCAGAAGCTCAGCGATCACGAACGCAACCTGCTCACCCAGATCTTCCGCTTCTTCACCCAGGCGGACGTCGAGGTGCAGGATTGCTATCACGAGAAATACGGCCGCATCTTCAAGCCGACCGAGATCAAGATGATGCTGGCGGCATTCAGCAACATGGAGACGGTGCACATCGCCGCCTACAGCCACCTGCTCGACACGATCGGCATGCCCGAAAGCGAATATGGCGCCTTCCTCGAATATAGCGAGATGAAGGACAAGCACGATTACCTGCAGACCTTCGGCGTCGACAGCGACGAGGATATCGCCAAGACGCTCGCCATGTTCGGCGGCTTCACCGAGGGGCTGCAGCTGTTCGCCAGCTTCGCGATGCTGATGAACTTCCCGCGCTTCAACAAGATGAAGGGCATGGGCCAGATCGTCACCTGGTCGATCCGCGACGAGAGCCTGCACTGCGAAGGCATCATCAAGCTGTTCCACGCCTTCTGCAAGGAGCGCGATTGCTTCACCAAATCGGTGAAGTCGGACATTCGCGAGATGTGCCAGCACACCGTGCACCTCGAGGACAATTTCATCGATCTCGCGTTCGAGATGGGCCCGGTCAACGGCATGACGCCCAAGGAGATCAAGAAGTACATCCGCTACATCGCGGACTGGCGCCTGAACCAGCTGGGTTTGAAGCCGATCTACATGGTCGACGAACACCCGCTGCCCTGGCTCGCCCCGATGCTCAACGGCGTCGAACACGCCAACTTCTTCGAACAGCGCGCGACCGAATATTCCAAGGCCGCGACGAAGGGCAATTGGAACGAAGTATGGGACGGCTTCGACAAGCGCCAGAAGGCCAAGGCCGGCCCTGCCGCGAACGAGGATCCGGCGAGCGGCGAGGGGGACATGTTCTCGCGGGCTGGCGTGGCGGCGGAGTAA
- a CDS encoding DUF5343 domain-containing protein encodes MALPTSYLTSTKNLQGILSAIQQAKAPDRFTQRFLEDLEFKSTSDRLIIGVLKSLKLVDDQGKPTERYFQFLDQSQSDRIMADAVREAYSDLFQVNTSAQKLSKQDVINKFKTLSQGSISESVLDKMAMTFTALVKLGDFENNAGKLKQERVIENEIKIDQDDNLDGSGGSDDDQIKRNRRSLGGLHYNIQIILPESRDSKVYDALFRSLKDHLI; translated from the coding sequence ATGGCGCTTCCAACGTCATATTTGACAAGCACGAAAAACTTGCAGGGAATCTTGAGCGCTATCCAGCAAGCTAAGGCACCTGATAGGTTCACTCAGCGGTTTCTGGAAGATCTAGAATTTAAATCGACAAGTGACCGTTTAATTATAGGAGTTCTAAAGTCTCTTAAATTAGTTGACGATCAGGGAAAGCCAACTGAGAGATATTTTCAATTTCTTGATCAAAGTCAATCAGACAGAATAATGGCTGATGCAGTTCGCGAAGCATACAGTGATCTATTTCAGGTAAACACTTCTGCACAAAAGCTGAGCAAGCAAGACGTAATAAACAAATTTAAGACGCTTTCTCAGGGTTCAATTAGCGAATCTGTTTTAGACAAAATGGCTATGACATTTACTGCATTAGTTAAGCTTGGAGATTTCGAAAATAATGCAGGAAAATTAAAGCAGGAGCGAGTGATAGAAAACGAAATCAAGATTGATCAAGATGACAATCTAGATGGAAGTGGTGGTAGTGACGATGATCAGATTAAGCGGAACCGGCGCTCTTTAGGAGGACTTCACTACAATATTCAGATAATTTTACCGGAATCCAGAGACTCAAAAGTATATGATGCTCTTTTTAGAAGCTTGAAAGATCATTTAATTTGA
- a CDS encoding Swt1 family HEPN domain-containing protein, whose protein sequence is MTDMSLYEFIYRARLSEEALDRAGRISSASLSFDHQKAREILGIDVLDAEHVARAEKMSFVYTTVAAFENSVRDLIKSILIEALGEDWWNLAVSEKIRRAAELRMEEEKKIRWHVQRGDDPIRFTMMPNLANIIAQNFEHFEPYLHNIDWVRNIFEIVERSRNVIMHSGMLSDRDMARLGSLVRDWNSQASI, encoded by the coding sequence TTGACGGATATGTCATTATACGAATTTATTTATCGAGCGAGATTAAGTGAAGAGGCGCTTGATCGTGCTGGGCGGATATCATCTGCTTCACTCTCGTTTGATCATCAGAAGGCGCGAGAGATCCTCGGTATCGATGTTTTAGATGCTGAGCACGTTGCTCGGGCTGAAAAGATGTCATTTGTCTACACGACTGTCGCGGCGTTTGAGAATTCGGTTAGAGATTTGATAAAAAGTATTTTGATAGAGGCGCTCGGCGAAGATTGGTGGAATCTCGCTGTTTCCGAGAAAATACGAAGGGCGGCGGAACTACGAATGGAGGAAGAGAAAAAAATTCGTTGGCACGTGCAGCGAGGAGACGATCCTATCAGATTTACGATGATGCCAAATCTAGCGAATATAATTGCCCAAAATTTTGAGCATTTTGAACCTTACTTGCACAACATAGATTGGGTACGAAATATATTTGAGATAGTAGAAAGATCTCGAAATGTTATTATGCATAGTGGAATGTTATCGGACCGGGATATGGCACGGTTAGGATCTCTTGTCCGTGATTGGAATTCACAGGCATCGATTTGA